One genomic segment of Nitrospira sp. includes these proteins:
- the nuoM gene encoding NADH-quinone oxidoreductase subunit M, with the protein MILVWLIVLLLVAGLVAWLLDRHGSQWPRWIALGALAIDLILALILWAEREAHLSISNQGVWLADLSAPWIPRFGITFHLALDGLSLLLVLLTIFLGITAVVASWTEIRERTGFFYFNLLWVLAGVLGVFLAMDLFLFFVFWEVMLVPMYFLISVWGHEHRVYAAVKFFLFTQAGSLLMLIAMLGLTFIHAQQTGVVTFDYQQLLGTTMDQTVALWLMLGFFAAFAVKLPAVPFHAWLPDAHTEAPTGGSVILAGLLLKTGAYGLIRFAVPLFPAAAQAFAPVAMALGVVGILYGALLAFAQTDLKRLVAYSSVSHLGFVLLGIFSWNAIALEGAVMQMLAHGITTGALFILVGALQERLGTRDMRRMGGLWAILPRFGAITLVFAIASLGLPGSGNFIGEFLVLLGSYRVNVLMTLFAALGLVAAVIYSLALIQRTFHGSANESWTAPDLSTRYLVTLSAMIAVQVWLGLYPQPVLDAAGQTLQNLRGFGEVIAVVSKG; encoded by the coding sequence ATGATCCTTGTCTGGCTCATTGTCCTTTTGCTTGTGGCGGGCCTGGTTGCCTGGCTGCTCGACCGGCATGGATCGCAGTGGCCACGTTGGATCGCGCTGGGTGCGTTGGCGATCGATCTTATCCTGGCGCTCATCCTCTGGGCTGAGCGAGAAGCCCACCTGTCGATCTCGAACCAAGGAGTCTGGCTTGCCGACCTGAGCGCACCCTGGATCCCTCGGTTCGGTATCACCTTTCATCTCGCGTTGGACGGTCTCAGCCTGCTCCTGGTGCTCTTGACCATTTTTCTCGGCATCACGGCGGTGGTGGCCTCCTGGACCGAGATTCGGGAACGCACCGGTTTTTTTTACTTCAATTTACTGTGGGTCTTGGCCGGCGTGCTCGGTGTCTTCCTAGCCATGGACCTGTTTCTGTTTTTCGTCTTCTGGGAAGTGATGCTGGTGCCCATGTATTTTTTGATCAGTGTTTGGGGCCACGAGCATCGTGTGTATGCGGCCGTCAAATTTTTCCTCTTCACGCAGGCCGGCAGCCTGCTGATGCTCATCGCCATGTTAGGTCTGACGTTCATCCATGCTCAGCAGACCGGCGTGGTGACGTTCGACTATCAGCAATTGCTCGGTACCACGATGGACCAAACCGTGGCCCTGTGGTTGATGTTGGGATTCTTCGCCGCCTTCGCAGTGAAACTCCCGGCCGTGCCGTTCCACGCATGGCTTCCCGACGCACATACCGAAGCGCCGACCGGCGGAAGCGTGATTCTTGCGGGACTTCTGTTGAAGACCGGCGCCTACGGCTTGATCCGATTCGCTGTGCCGCTTTTTCCCGCAGCTGCTCAGGCGTTCGCGCCGGTCGCAATGGCGTTGGGCGTGGTCGGAATTCTTTATGGAGCGCTGTTGGCTTTCGCGCAAACCGATCTCAAGCGACTCGTCGCCTACAGCAGCGTCAGCCACTTGGGATTCGTGCTCCTCGGCATCTTTTCCTGGAACGCCATCGCGCTGGAAGGAGCGGTCATGCAGATGCTCGCCCATGGGATCACGACCGGCGCCCTGTTCATCCTGGTGGGCGCGCTGCAGGAGCGTCTGGGTACCCGCGACATGCGACGCATGGGTGGCCTATGGGCGATCCTTCCTAGATTCGGCGCCATCACGCTCGTGTTTGCGATCGCCTCCCTGGGGCTGCCCGGATCGGGAAACTTCATCGGCGAGTTTCTGGTGCTACTGGGGAGCTATCGAGTCAATGTACTCATGACCCTGTTCGCCGCCTTGGGGCTGGTGGCCGCCGTCATCTACTCCTTGGCGCTCATTCAGCGGACGTTTCACGGTTCGGCCAACGAAAGCTGGACGGCACCGGATCTCTCGACCCGTTACCTGGTCACATTGAGCGCCATGATCGCCGTGCAAGTCTGGTTGGGGCTCTATCCACAGCCGGTCCTCGACGCTGCAGGTCAGACTCTCCAGAACCTGCGTGGGTTCGGCGAGGTGATCGCCGTCGTCTCGAAGGGATAA
- the nuoL gene encoding NADH-quinone oxidoreductase subunit L, with amino-acid sequence MLDLLWLVPTLPLLGFLALTVAGGWFSRKTIALIGVGSVGLSFAVAGFVGSAFIGLSGTPGRSYNQILWTWLHVSGFGPAIGFYLDPLSLVMMLVITLVGFLIHLYSAEFMIDHGKEPVSDGLGRAGEADSGYRRFFAYMNLFVVSMLTLVLADNLLLLYLGWEGVGLCSYLLIGFWYRDPANGAAAQKAFIVTRLGDVALAIGLFLLFTHLGTFNIQDLMARAAEQWPVGSSLAAIAAFLLLGGAVGKSAQLPLQTWLPDAMAGPTPVSALIHAATMVTAGMYLIARTHVLYSLAPTAQTAVAVIGALTLLLAACSALVQRDIKRVLAYSTISQIGYMFLALGVGAWGAALFHFTTHAFFKALLFLAAGAVIQSLHEEHDIYRMGGLRHRLPVTFWTFLIGAASLAGFPLVTAGFYSKDWILWEAWASPLGSPWLWSIGVIGAFLTALYSFRLVFNVFFGEAKTEVGSRPGSMVEGPLIVLAAGSLIAGFLEVPRVLGDVSLFSEFVSPALPSFETTASITTESALQVVTMLAALLGTVVAYVLFLRRPDLVTTVTGTAWGSTLSRFWIEGWGFDRLYDTWFVRPFLWVAQANKDDLIDRVYGGLAWLIRQFFAALHRTQTGQVRWYAAVLAAGSVVIVALMVLS; translated from the coding sequence ATGCTCGATCTGCTCTGGTTGGTCCCGACGCTTCCTCTCCTCGGATTCCTGGCCTTGACCGTGGCCGGCGGATGGTTCTCGAGAAAGACGATCGCACTGATCGGAGTCGGCTCGGTGGGCCTGTCGTTTGCCGTGGCCGGATTCGTCGGATCAGCCTTCATCGGGTTATCGGGAACGCCTGGTCGATCCTACAATCAAATATTGTGGACCTGGCTCCATGTCTCCGGCTTCGGCCCGGCCATCGGCTTCTACTTGGACCCACTGTCGTTGGTGATGATGCTGGTCATCACCCTGGTCGGCTTCCTCATTCATCTGTATTCGGCCGAGTTCATGATCGACCATGGGAAGGAGCCGGTCTCGGACGGCTTGGGGCGGGCGGGTGAAGCCGACAGCGGATACCGCCGCTTCTTCGCTTACATGAACCTATTCGTCGTCTCGATGCTGACATTAGTGCTGGCCGACAATCTGTTGCTCTTATACCTCGGCTGGGAAGGAGTGGGGCTCTGCAGTTACTTGTTGATCGGGTTCTGGTATCGCGACCCGGCCAACGGCGCGGCGGCGCAGAAAGCCTTTATCGTGACCAGACTCGGCGACGTCGCGTTGGCGATCGGGCTGTTCCTGCTGTTCACGCATCTCGGCACGTTCAACATTCAGGATCTCATGGCGCGCGCGGCCGAACAATGGCCGGTCGGCTCAAGCCTCGCTGCGATCGCGGCCTTCTTGCTGCTCGGTGGGGCGGTCGGCAAATCGGCGCAGCTCCCGCTGCAAACCTGGCTTCCGGATGCCATGGCAGGCCCGACACCGGTGAGCGCGCTCATCCATGCTGCCACCATGGTGACCGCGGGCATGTATCTCATCGCACGTACCCACGTCCTGTACAGTCTGGCACCGACTGCACAGACCGCCGTGGCCGTGATCGGCGCCCTGACGCTCTTGCTGGCCGCCTGCAGCGCTCTGGTGCAGCGAGACATCAAGCGCGTGCTGGCCTACTCGACGATCAGCCAGATCGGCTACATGTTTCTCGCGCTCGGGGTCGGAGCCTGGGGGGCGGCACTCTTTCATTTCACCACCCATGCGTTCTTCAAGGCCCTGTTGTTTTTGGCGGCCGGCGCCGTGATCCAGAGTCTCCACGAAGAACATGACATCTACAGAATGGGCGGCTTGCGGCACCGGCTACCTGTGACCTTCTGGACGTTCCTCATCGGCGCTGCCTCACTGGCCGGGTTTCCGTTGGTGACCGCCGGTTTCTACAGCAAAGACTGGATTCTGTGGGAGGCCTGGGCTTCGCCGCTCGGAAGTCCCTGGCTCTGGAGCATCGGCGTGATCGGAGCGTTCCTCACGGCTCTTTACAGTTTTCGTCTGGTGTTCAACGTCTTCTTCGGAGAGGCCAAGACGGAAGTCGGCTCAAGACCCGGCTCGATGGTGGAGGGTCCGCTGATCGTGCTTGCGGCAGGTTCGCTGATCGCCGGATTCCTGGAAGTACCGAGGGTTCTCGGTGATGTGTCCCTGTTCAGCGAGTTCGTGAGCCCGGCTCTCCCCTCCTTTGAGACGACGGCTTCGATCACGACTGAATCGGCGTTACAGGTCGTGACGATGCTCGCCGCCTTGCTCGGGACCGTCGTCGCATACGTTCTGTTCTTGCGTCGTCCAGACCTAGTCACGACGGTGACTGGGACAGCCTGGGGAAGCACCCTGTCCCGATTTTGGATCGAGGGCTGGGGTTTCGATCGTCTGTACGACACATGGTTCGTCCGTCCCTTCCTCTGGGTGGCGCAGGCGAACAAGGACGATCTGATCGATCGAGTCTACGGAGGTCTGGCCTGGTTGATCCGGCAATTTTTTGCCGCGCTCCACCGGACACAAACGGGACAGGTTCGTTGGTATGCGGCGGTCCTCGCCGCCGGCTCGGTCGTGATCGTCGCCTTGATGGTACTCTCATGA
- the nuoK gene encoding NADH-quinone oxidoreductase subunit NuoK, translating to MNAESLSIPLAQGMLLAGVLFAFGLIGLLVRRNLIFMLMSVEIMLNAAGLAFIVAGAHWGQADGQVMFLFILTLAAAEVSVGLALVLQLYRQFQTLDADAMSRLWG from the coding sequence ATGAACGCTGAGTCTCTGTCGATTCCACTGGCCCAGGGCATGTTGCTGGCGGGGGTGTTGTTTGCCTTCGGACTGATCGGGCTCCTGGTCAGACGAAACCTCATCTTCATGTTGATGTCGGTTGAAATCATGTTGAACGCCGCCGGGCTGGCGTTCATCGTGGCGGGCGCTCACTGGGGGCAAGCGGATGGGCAGGTCATGTTTCTCTTTATCTTGACATTGGCGGCGGCGGAGGTGTCTGTCGGTCTGGCACTGGTGCTTCAGCTCTACCGGCAGTTCCAGACGCTCGATGCCGACGCGATGTCCCGCCTGTGGGGCTGA
- the nuoJ gene encoding NADH-quinone oxidoreductase subunit J: protein MTGAFYLASLVAAVSTGLVITSLNAVHALLYLIVSFLAVAVVFFILGAPFIAMLEIIIYAGAIMVLFVFVVMMLNLGRRAIEQEAGWLTPRIWIGPSILSATLLVELLYLFGSGILSQAGGITVQAPKQVSVVLLGPYLVGVELASMLLLPGLVGAYHVGRQLKSENA from the coding sequence ATGACGGGCGCATTCTATCTGGCATCGCTGGTGGCGGCGGTTTCGACCGGCCTTGTCATCACCAGTTTGAACGCGGTGCACGCGCTGTTGTACTTGATCGTGTCCTTTCTAGCCGTGGCCGTGGTTTTCTTCATCCTCGGCGCGCCGTTCATCGCCATGTTGGAGATCATTATTTACGCCGGGGCAATCATGGTCCTGTTCGTCTTCGTGGTCATGATGCTGAATCTCGGACGTCGGGCGATCGAGCAGGAAGCGGGCTGGCTCACGCCGAGGATATGGATCGGGCCATCGATCCTGTCGGCGACCCTCCTCGTAGAATTGCTCTATCTGTTCGGTTCCGGAATCCTGAGTCAGGCCGGCGGTATCACGGTTCAGGCTCCCAAACAGGTGAGCGTCGTGCTGCTTGGTCCCTACCTGGTCGGAGTCGAGCTGGCCTCCATGCTCCTGCTGCCTGGGCTAGTCGGCGCCTATCATGTGGGACGACAGCTGAAGAGCGAAAATGCCTGA
- the nuoI gene encoding NADH-quinone oxidoreductase subunit NuoI, producing the protein MLKLLKGIWLVFLHAFRRPVTIQYPDVKPYLPPRWRGRIILSRDPDGEERCVGCYLCSVACPVDCIALQATEDEHGRRYPAWFRINFSRCIFCGYCEEACPTYAIQLTTDFEMSEHDRRNLVYEKEHLLISGTGKYPDYNFYRVSGLRIGGKDKGEAEHEASPTDLRSLMP; encoded by the coding sequence ATGCTGAAACTGTTGAAAGGGATCTGGCTGGTCTTTCTTCATGCGTTCAGGCGTCCTGTGACCATTCAGTATCCGGACGTGAAGCCGTACCTGCCGCCGCGATGGAGAGGGCGGATTATTTTGTCACGCGATCCGGACGGAGAGGAGCGCTGCGTCGGCTGTTATCTCTGCTCGGTCGCTTGTCCGGTGGACTGCATCGCGCTCCAGGCAACGGAAGACGAGCATGGCCGTCGCTATCCGGCCTGGTTCCGCATCAACTTTTCCCGCTGCATTTTCTGCGGGTACTGCGAGGAAGCCTGTCCGACCTATGCCATCCAGCTCACCACCGACTTCGAAATGAGCGAGCACGACCGACGGAACCTCGTGTACGAGAAGGAGCATCTCTTGATCAGCGGAACAGGCAAATATCCGGACTACAACTTTTACCGCGTCTCCGGCCTCCGGATCGGCGGGAAGGATAAGGGCGAGGCCGAGCACGAGGCTTCGCCCACTGATCTACGGAGCCTGATGCCATGA